From a single Benincasa hispida cultivar B227 unplaced genomic scaffold, ASM972705v1 Contig625, whole genome shotgun sequence genomic region:
- the LOC120069848 gene encoding cytochrome P450 CYP72A219-like isoform X3, which yields MSCVVATISIWMILAILLLLGLKFLNWIWLRPKKLEKLLKRQGFAGNSYRILYGDLKDRAAMRERAISKPMNFSNDIAPRVVPSVHHTIQKYGKNSFMWLGPIPRVHIMDPEQLKIVFSLINDFQKPTRNLNPLAKLLADGLLNHEGPKWVKHRKIINPAFHLEKLKDMVPTFYHSCNEMVRKWESMVSVEGSCELDVMPYLQTMTADVISRTAFGSSYEKGKEIFKLQTELADLVIQSTFGIYIPGWRFLPTKSNNKMKEISKEITTLILGIINEKEKSMKTGEAIQTDLLSILMESNLNEIKQHGNNKDIGMSIEDVIDECKLFYIAGQETTATLLVWTMILLSSYSEWQKQARAEVFEIFGNKKPDYDGLSRLKVITMILNEVLRLYPPVSMFARFVKKETRLGNLTLLAGVMLGLPTVLIQRDPELWGEDADEFKPERFSEGVSKATKNPGAFVPFGWGPRICIGLNFAMIEAKMVLSMILQRFSFELSSSYTHAPTVTMTTQPQHGAHIILHKL from the exons ATGTCGTGTGTTGTAGCTACGATTTCAATTTGGATGATACTCGCCATATTGCTATTATTGGGATTGAAATTTCTGAACTGGATTTGGTTAAGGCCAAAGAAATTAGAGAAGCTTTTAAAACGGCAAGGTTTCGCCGGAAATTCTTACCGGATTCTCTACGGTGACTTGAAGGACAGAGCCGCCATGAGAGAACGGGCAATCTCCAAGCCTATGAACTTCTCCAATGATATTGCTCCACGTGTTGTTCCTTCTGTTCATCATACCATCCAAAAATATG GCAAGAATTCATTCATGTGGCTTGGCCCCATACCAAGAGTGCACATCATGGACCCTGAACAACTTAAAATTGTGTTCTCATTGATCAATGATTTCCAAAAGCCAACTAGGAATTTGAATCCCCTTGCCAAGTTGCTTGCGGAtggacttttaaatcatgaagGGCCAAAATGGGTCAAACACAGAAAGATAATCAATCCTGcatttcatttagaaaaacttaAG GATATGGTACCAACATTCTACCACAGCTGTAACGAGATGGTTAGGAAATGGGAAAGCATGGTCTCTGTAGAAGGATCTTGTGAGTTGGATGTAATGCCTTACCTACAAACTATGACTGCTGATGTGATTTCTCGAACTGCATTTGGGAGTAGctatgaaaaaggaaaagaaatcttTAAGCTTCAAACTGAACTAGCTGATTTGGTGATTCAATCTACCTTTGGGATTTATATTCCAGGATGGAG ATTTCTACCCACAAAGTCAAACAACAAAATGAAGGAGATAAGTAAAGAGATAACAACTCTGATCTTGGGTATtataaatgaaaaggaaaagtcTATGAAGACAGGTGAAGCTATCCAAACTGATTTATTAAGCATTCTTATGGAATccaatttgaatgaaattaaacAACATGGGAACAATAAAGACATTGGAATGAGCATAGAAGATGTTATTGATGAATGCAAGCTTTTCTATATTGCTGGTCAAGAAACTACAGCAACATTACTAGTTTGGACAATGATATTGTTGAGTTCATACTCAGAATGGCAAAAGCAAGCAAGAGCAGAGGTCTTTGAGATCTTTGGTAACAAGAAACCAGATTATGATGGTTTAAGTCGACTAAAAGTT ATAACTATGATCTTGAACGAGGTTCTCAGGTTATACCCACCAGTGAGTATGTTTGCTCGTtttgttaaaaaagaaacaagactTGGAAATTTGACTTTGCTAGCAGGAGTGATGTTGGGCTTACCAACTGTTCTTATCCAACGTGATCCTGAGTTATGGGGAGAAGATGCAGATGAATTTAAACCAGAAAGATTTTCTGAGGGAGTCTCTAAAGCAACAAAAAATCCAGGTGCTTTTGTACCATTTGGTTGGGGTCCTAGAATATGCATAGGACTAAACTTTGCGATGATTGAAGCCAAAATGGTATTATCAATGATCCTACAACGCTTCTCATTTGAGCTTTCATCATCGTATACACACGCTCCCACTGTCACCATGACAACGCAGCCTCAACATGGAGCTCATATTATACTACACAAACTGTAG